A single window of Pseudarthrobacter defluvii DNA harbors:
- a CDS encoding alpha/beta fold hydrolase, with protein sequence MEPIRVILLPGSVLPAGLAYGRLIEALGPGVHAVAKELELYKGDDVPQGWSLDTEVDGVLRKADALGWETFHLVGYSGGGAAALALAAKHPERLQSLALLEPAWAGNWDWSPVYAEHWRKFGELDGLPPEQYMPAFMRLQVRPDVVLPPPEAGPPPPWMAKRPAGIRAFMQTFKDYHLDRSRLAAFSKPVFFALGGLSHPDDFGEVAARLARVFFPDFHLEVFPGRHHFDPPHRTEPGRLAEALRRHWASAEGRPEGQRLASGPRACRPSARGKGRKLLICCSWVSVRCPAVGPAARLWCVPSSAARSWLLRLR encoded by the coding sequence ATGGAACCGATTCGGGTCATCCTGCTTCCTGGTTCAGTGCTCCCCGCGGGGCTTGCCTATGGGCGCCTGATTGAGGCGCTGGGCCCGGGCGTGCATGCCGTTGCCAAGGAGCTGGAGCTGTACAAGGGCGATGACGTGCCCCAAGGGTGGAGCCTGGATACCGAGGTGGACGGAGTCCTGAGGAAAGCTGACGCCCTGGGCTGGGAGACTTTCCACCTTGTGGGCTATTCCGGCGGCGGCGCGGCGGCCCTGGCGTTGGCTGCCAAGCACCCGGAACGGCTGCAGAGCCTGGCCTTGCTGGAGCCGGCGTGGGCAGGGAACTGGGATTGGAGCCCCGTCTACGCGGAGCATTGGAGGAAGTTCGGGGAGCTGGACGGCCTCCCGCCGGAGCAGTACATGCCGGCGTTCATGCGGCTGCAGGTAAGGCCCGACGTCGTCCTCCCGCCGCCGGAGGCGGGTCCCCCACCGCCGTGGATGGCGAAGCGGCCGGCCGGGATCAGGGCCTTCATGCAGACCTTCAAGGACTACCACCTGGACAGGTCCCGGCTTGCCGCCTTCAGCAAGCCGGTGTTCTTCGCCCTCGGCGGCCTCAGCCATCCGGATGATTTTGGCGAGGTTGCGGCCCGGCTGGCGCGGGTCTTCTTTCCCGACTTCCACCTGGAAGTCTTCCCCGGGCGCCACCACTTCGACCCGCCGCACCGGACGGAGCCCGGGCGGCTGGCGGAGGCGCTGCGCCGGCACTGGGCCTCCGCCGAGGGACGGCCCGAGGGGCAACGGCTGGCGTCCGGTCCCAGAGCCTGTAGACCCAGTGCCCGTGGCAAAGGCCGCAAGCTCCTTATTTGCTGCAGCTGGGTCAGTGTGCGGTGCCCGGCGGTGGGGCCTGCCGCACGCCTTTGGTGTGTGCCCTCTTCCGCAGCACGATCCTGGCTGTTACGGCTGCGATGA